A single window of Nicotiana tomentosiformis chromosome 1, ASM39032v3, whole genome shotgun sequence DNA harbors:
- the LOC104090919 gene encoding F-box/LRR-repeat protein 3 isoform X2: MDSASLLCLLNEDLLIRILSFLTYDSDRKAFRLVCKAFHRVDSLHRTHLQILRPEFITTLLSKFPNIYSLDLSICPQIDDSAVSILLTVGCDWSRRLKRLVLSRCTGLRSAGLELLVKSCPFLESIDVSYCWDFGDREAAALSICGGSLRDLKMDRCLGVTDVGLAKIAIGCQCLEILSLKWCLEITDLGIDLLSKKCTQLKHLDISYLKVTSGSLRSISSMEKLEFLAMVGCGVVDDEGLHYLGNGCPSLQALDVSRCDRLSSSALAFLIKGHPSMLQIHASYSFSFPTKVIQGLKDLKNLKTLILDGAPVSESFFKIINFSCKYLVEIGLGKCKGVTDLGIFQLVSGGVNLKVLNLTCCSDLTDNAISAITDSCRSVLCLKLECCNSLTEKSLYRLGLHCSLLEELDLTDCVGVSDTGLHYLSKCTKLVCLKLGLCTNITDKGLYYISRNCREIRELDLYRCKGIGDNGLYALSSGCKRMQKLNLSYCSEVTDKGIEYLGYLPELYNLEMRCLWNVTGTGLTALATGCKRLAELDVKDCAYIDDSGFMALAYYSRNLQQINLSHCAISDVGLCMVMGNLTRLQDAKLVNLFNVSTNGLEVALRACCVRLKKIKVVASLRLHLTPDIVETLSARGCRIRWD, encoded by the exons ATGGATTCTGCTAGTTTACTTTGTCTTCTCAATGAGGATCTTCTTATCCGTATTCTATCCTTCCTTACCTATGATTCCGACCGAAAAGCTTTCCGTTTGGTATGTAAAGCATTCCACCGAGTTGACTCCCTCCACCGAACCCATCTTCAGATCCTTCGTCCGGAGTTCATCACAACACTTCTCTCCAAATTCCCAAATATTTACTCCCTAGACCTCTCCATCTGCCCCCAAATCGACGACTCTGCTGTTTCCATACTGCTGACCGTGGGTTGTGATTGGAGTAGGAGGCTCAAAAGACTGGTGCTGAGTCGGTGCACCGGGTTGAGATCAGCTGGATTGGAACTGCTTGTGAAGTCGTGTCCTTTTTTGGAGTCTATTGATGTGTCCTACTGCTGGGATTTTGGTGATAGGGAAGCTGCGGCTTTATCTATTTGTGGTGGGTCTTTAAGAGATTTGAAAATGGATAGGTGCTTGGGTGTTACTGATGTTGGTTTGGCTAAAATTGCAATTGGGTGTCAATGCCTTGAGATACTTAGCTTGAAATGGTGTCTTGAAATTACTGATCTTGGGATTGATCTTTTGTCCAAGAAATGTACACAACTCAAGCACCTTGACATTTCATATTTAAAG GTTACTAGTGGGTCGCTGCGTTCTATAAGCAGTATGGAGAAGTTGGAGTTTTTGGCTATGGTTGGGTGCGGCGTTGTGGACGATGAAGGACTGCATTATCTTGGAAATGGGTGTCCTTCGCTTCAG GCACTGGATGTATCAAGGTGTGACAGATTAAGCTCATCCGCCCTAGCTTTCTTGATCAAAGGACATCCCTCGATGCTACAAATCCATGCTAGTTACTCTTTCAGT TTTCCTACTAAAGTCATCCAAGGGCTGAAGGACCTAAAGAATCTGAAAACGCTCATACTTGATGGAGCACCAGTTTCTGAATCATTCTTCAAGATCATTAATTTCAGTTGCAAGTATTTGGTTGAAATAGGGTTAGGCAAATGCAAAGGAGTGACTGACTTGGGCATTTTCCAGCTGGTATCAGGGGGTGTTAATTTAAAAGTCTTGAATCTCACATGCTGCAGCGATCTTACAGATAATGCAATATCAGCTATCACAGATTCTTGCCGGAGTGTTTTGTGCCTCAAGTTGGAGTGCTGCAACTCGCTCACGGAGAAGAGCCTATATCGCCTTGGATTACATTGTTCCTTACTTGAGGAGCTTGATCTTACTGATTGTGTTGGAGTCAGTGACACTG GACTTCATTACCTGTCTAAATGTACAAAGCTTGTATGTCTAAAGTTGGGATTATGTACTAACATTACCGACAAGGGCCTGTACTATATTTCTAGAAACTGCAGAGAGATTCGTGAACTTGATCTATACCG ATGCAAAGGAATTGGTGATAATGGACTCTATGCTTTATCAAGTGGTTGCAAAAGAATGCAGAAGTTAAACTTGTCTTACTGCTCTGAGGTCACCGATAAAGGGATTGAGTATCTTGGCTATCTACCAGAGCTCTATAACCTCGAGATGCGTTGTCTTTGGAATGTCACAGGCACTGGTTTAACAGCACTTGCTACTGGATGCAAGAGACTTGCTGAATTGGATGTGAAGGATTGTGCTTATATCGATGATTCGGGTTTCATGGCTCTTGCTTATTACTCTAGGAATTTGCAACAG ATTAATTTGAGTCATTGTGCAATCTCGGATGTTGGCCTCTGCATGGTGATGGGGAACTTGACACGCTTGCAGGATGCCAAGCTTGTAAACCTTTTCAATGTATCAACAAATGGCCTTGAAGTTGCTCTTCGTGCTTGCTGTGTTCGGCTGAAGAAAATTAAGGTGGTTGCTTCCCTGAGGCTACATCTTACACCAGACATAGTTGAGACATTGAGTGCAAGGGGTTGCAGGATTAGGTGGGATTAG
- the LOC104090919 gene encoding F-box/LRR-repeat protein 3 isoform X1: MDSASLLCLLNEDLLIRILSFLTYDSDRKAFRLVCKAFHRVDSLHRTHLQILRPEFITTLLSKFPNIYSLDLSICPQIDDSAVSILLTVGCDWSRRLKRLVLSRCTGLRSAGLELLVKSCPFLESIDVSYCWDFGDREAAALSICGGSLRDLKMDRCLGVTDVGLAKIAIGCQCLEILSLKWCLEITDLGIDLLSKKCTQLKHLDISYLKVTSGSLRSISSMEKLEFLAMVGCGVVDDEGLHYLGNGCPSLQALDVSRCDRLSSSALAFLIKGHPSMLQIHASYSFSEFPTKVIQGLKDLKNLKTLILDGAPVSESFFKIINFSCKYLVEIGLGKCKGVTDLGIFQLVSGGVNLKVLNLTCCSDLTDNAISAITDSCRSVLCLKLECCNSLTEKSLYRLGLHCSLLEELDLTDCVGVSDTGLHYLSKCTKLVCLKLGLCTNITDKGLYYISRNCREIRELDLYRCKGIGDNGLYALSSGCKRMQKLNLSYCSEVTDKGIEYLGYLPELYNLEMRCLWNVTGTGLTALATGCKRLAELDVKDCAYIDDSGFMALAYYSRNLQQINLSHCAISDVGLCMVMGNLTRLQDAKLVNLFNVSTNGLEVALRACCVRLKKIKVVASLRLHLTPDIVETLSARGCRIRWD; the protein is encoded by the exons ATGGATTCTGCTAGTTTACTTTGTCTTCTCAATGAGGATCTTCTTATCCGTATTCTATCCTTCCTTACCTATGATTCCGACCGAAAAGCTTTCCGTTTGGTATGTAAAGCATTCCACCGAGTTGACTCCCTCCACCGAACCCATCTTCAGATCCTTCGTCCGGAGTTCATCACAACACTTCTCTCCAAATTCCCAAATATTTACTCCCTAGACCTCTCCATCTGCCCCCAAATCGACGACTCTGCTGTTTCCATACTGCTGACCGTGGGTTGTGATTGGAGTAGGAGGCTCAAAAGACTGGTGCTGAGTCGGTGCACCGGGTTGAGATCAGCTGGATTGGAACTGCTTGTGAAGTCGTGTCCTTTTTTGGAGTCTATTGATGTGTCCTACTGCTGGGATTTTGGTGATAGGGAAGCTGCGGCTTTATCTATTTGTGGTGGGTCTTTAAGAGATTTGAAAATGGATAGGTGCTTGGGTGTTACTGATGTTGGTTTGGCTAAAATTGCAATTGGGTGTCAATGCCTTGAGATACTTAGCTTGAAATGGTGTCTTGAAATTACTGATCTTGGGATTGATCTTTTGTCCAAGAAATGTACACAACTCAAGCACCTTGACATTTCATATTTAAAG GTTACTAGTGGGTCGCTGCGTTCTATAAGCAGTATGGAGAAGTTGGAGTTTTTGGCTATGGTTGGGTGCGGCGTTGTGGACGATGAAGGACTGCATTATCTTGGAAATGGGTGTCCTTCGCTTCAG GCACTGGATGTATCAAGGTGTGACAGATTAAGCTCATCCGCCCTAGCTTTCTTGATCAAAGGACATCCCTCGATGCTACAAATCCATGCTAGTTACTCTTTCAGT GAGTTTCCTACTAAAGTCATCCAAGGGCTGAAGGACCTAAAGAATCTGAAAACGCTCATACTTGATGGAGCACCAGTTTCTGAATCATTCTTCAAGATCATTAATTTCAGTTGCAAGTATTTGGTTGAAATAGGGTTAGGCAAATGCAAAGGAGTGACTGACTTGGGCATTTTCCAGCTGGTATCAGGGGGTGTTAATTTAAAAGTCTTGAATCTCACATGCTGCAGCGATCTTACAGATAATGCAATATCAGCTATCACAGATTCTTGCCGGAGTGTTTTGTGCCTCAAGTTGGAGTGCTGCAACTCGCTCACGGAGAAGAGCCTATATCGCCTTGGATTACATTGTTCCTTACTTGAGGAGCTTGATCTTACTGATTGTGTTGGAGTCAGTGACACTG GACTTCATTACCTGTCTAAATGTACAAAGCTTGTATGTCTAAAGTTGGGATTATGTACTAACATTACCGACAAGGGCCTGTACTATATTTCTAGAAACTGCAGAGAGATTCGTGAACTTGATCTATACCG ATGCAAAGGAATTGGTGATAATGGACTCTATGCTTTATCAAGTGGTTGCAAAAGAATGCAGAAGTTAAACTTGTCTTACTGCTCTGAGGTCACCGATAAAGGGATTGAGTATCTTGGCTATCTACCAGAGCTCTATAACCTCGAGATGCGTTGTCTTTGGAATGTCACAGGCACTGGTTTAACAGCACTTGCTACTGGATGCAAGAGACTTGCTGAATTGGATGTGAAGGATTGTGCTTATATCGATGATTCGGGTTTCATGGCTCTTGCTTATTACTCTAGGAATTTGCAACAG ATTAATTTGAGTCATTGTGCAATCTCGGATGTTGGCCTCTGCATGGTGATGGGGAACTTGACACGCTTGCAGGATGCCAAGCTTGTAAACCTTTTCAATGTATCAACAAATGGCCTTGAAGTTGCTCTTCGTGCTTGCTGTGTTCGGCTGAAGAAAATTAAGGTGGTTGCTTCCCTGAGGCTACATCTTACACCAGACATAGTTGAGACATTGAGTGCAAGGGGTTGCAGGATTAGGTGGGATTAG